One segment of Coleofasciculaceae cyanobacterium DNA contains the following:
- a CDS encoding DUF6262 family protein — translation MSDKQIRGLSLASKKKQQEALLKTEKAIAKLTDNNQKITIRSVAREAGVSTSYIYKYPELAYNIQRLREQQKYSLVKGDSVSKKAEQQVKILQREKAELLQEIEKLKASIGKVKAAKNSLNSLQSENIQLITQNQQLQKELRYAQENLHEAREFILSQGYNLQDEGEIN, via the coding sequence ATGTCAGATAAACAGATAAGAGGATTGAGTCTAGCAAGTAAGAAAAAGCAGCAAGAAGCATTGCTGAAAACCGAAAAAGCGATCGCTAAATTAACCGACAATAACCAAAAAATAACGATTCGTTCTGTGGCTAGAGAAGCAGGGGTTTCTACTAGCTATATCTATAAATATCCTGAATTGGCTTATAATATACAGAGACTGAGAGAGCAGCAGAAATATAGCTTAGTTAAAGGCGATAGCGTCTCTAAAAAGGCAGAGCAACAGGTTAAAATATTGCAGCGAGAGAAAGCCGAATTGCTCCAAGAAATTGAGAAATTAAAAGCTAGTATCGGTAAGGTAAAAGCAGCTAAAAACAGCTTAAATAGTCTTCAGTCAGAAAATATTCAGTTGATTACACAAAATCAGCAACTACAAAAAGAGCTAAGATACGCTCAAGAAAATCTACACGAAGCGCGAGAATTTATTTTAAGTCAAGGATATAATCTGCAAGACGAGGGGGAAATAAATTGA